In Musa acuminata AAA Group cultivar baxijiao chromosome BXJ2-3, Cavendish_Baxijiao_AAA, whole genome shotgun sequence, the following proteins share a genomic window:
- the LOC135606574 gene encoding NAC domain-containing protein 21/22-like codes for MSFLSMVEARMPPGFRFHPRDDELVCDYLTKKVCGNSGIYGCPMMIDVDLNKCEPWDLPEMACVGGKEWFFFSLPDRKYATGQRTNRATESGYWKATGKDRQVIRRGLLVGMRKTLVFYQGRAPQGRKTNWVMHEFRMVAGADDPQKLSLEEDWVLCRVFHKSRAPSGQPATEAGDGEDISSSFLPPLMNGYLTFEQVSCFSNLGPVHPASGRTHEANPSSFARSLQTRSSSAHAGGLPSLDSSDNVANYFTKLDSSNPWREAPRSSDGNVNSYMWNPF; via the exons ATGAGCTTCTTGAGCATGGTGGAGGCGAGGATGCCGCCGGGGTTCAGGTTCCACCCACGGGACGATGAGCTTGTTTGCGACTACCTCACGAAGAAGGTCTGTGGCAACAGCGGCATCTACGGCTGTCCCATGATGATCGACGTCGACCTGAACAAGTGCGAACCATGGGACCTCCCTG AGATGGCATGTGTGGGCGGCAAAGAGTGGTTCTTCTTCAGCCTGCCGGACCGGAAGTACGCGACCGGGCAgcggacgaaccgtgcaaccgagTCAGGCTACTGGAAGGCGACGGGGAAAGACCGGCAGGTGATCCGGCGAGGACTACTCGTTGGCATGAGGAAGACGCTGGTCTTCTACCAAGGAAGAGCACCCCAGGGAAggaaaactaattgggtcatgcATGAGTTCCGCATGGTCGCGGGAGCTGATGACCCACAGAAGCTTTCTCTCGAG GAGGATTGGGTCCTGTGTAGAGTCTTCCACAAGAGCAGAGCGCCGAGCGGCCAGCCAGCCACGGAGGCCGGCGATGGCGAGGatatctcctcctccttcctccctccTCTCATGAACGGCTACCTCACCTTCGAGCAGGTGTCCTGCTTCTCCAACCTCGGTCCAGTACACCCAGCGTCAGGAAGAACCCATGAAGCTAATCCTTCCTCGTTTGCACGAAGCCTGCAAACCAGGAGCAGCTCAGCTCATGCCGGGGGATTACCGAGCTTGGATTCTTCTGATAACGTCGCGAACTACTTCACCAAGTTGGATAGCAGCAATCCATGGAGGGAGGCCCCGAGAAGCTCCGATGGCAACGTCAACTCGTACATGTGGAACCCATTTTGA
- the LOC135608123 gene encoding uncharacterized protein LOC135608123, with the protein MTASAMVTDVAISTEAFLDRPAALSAFCRLGSRISLGRDLIAADKAGEPADVGPDGEDSGGDFVDFEFRLNHPVAMLPADELFADGKLVPLQLAATKPVSMHSVAEIRSPEQPKSLRVAQVSGSDPYVFSPRAPSCTSRWRELLGLKRAAITKADHPENVSPAPAAAKSNNPNPDARSLKHFFHRNHKSSPLEPSLSLPLLRDSDSESVSISARLSLSSSSSSGPDHEDLPRFSLDSDKPNHHIPMVRLVRPLPAATELGRSRIRRTGSSEMATPPPLTVPVDSPRMNPSGKVVFHGLERSSSSPGSFTGGPRPRPRGMERSYSANVVRVAPVLNVPVCSLRGSAKSSPVFGFGQLFSPPKKEKAGPGASAARSGGCAKTKSEKASNSWN; encoded by the coding sequence ATGACCGCCTCCGCCATGGTTACCGACGTCGCCATCTCGACAGAGGCTTTCCTCGACCGGCCGGCGGCCTTATCGGCCTTCTGCCGCCTCGGCTCGAGGATCTCCCTCGGCCGCGATCTCATCGCCGCCGACAAGGCGGGGGAGCCGGCCGACGTGGGCCCTGATGGGGAGGATTCTGGTGGAGACTTCGTCGACTTCGAGTTCCGGCTCAATCATCCCGTCGCCATGCTCCCTGCCGACGAGCTGTTCGCCGATGGGAAGCTGGTACCGCTTCAGCTGGCGGCGACGAAGCCGGTGTCGATGCACTCCGTGGCTGAGATCCGCTCGCCGGAACAGCCGAAGTCGCTGAGGGTGGCCCAGGTCTCTGGTTCGGACCCCTATGTCTTCTCTCCCCGCGCGCCGAGCTGCACCAGCCGATGGCGGGAGCTGCTCGGCCTCAAGCGGGCGGCGATCACGAAGGCGGACCACCCCGAGAACGTTTCGCCCGCCCCTGCTGCCGCCAAGTCCAATAACCCTAACCCTGACGCCCGATCCCTGAAGCATTTCTTTCACCGGAACCACAAATCGTCCCCGCTCGAGCCGTCGCTGAGCCTGCCCCTCCTCCGCGACTCCGATTCGGAATCGGTCTCGATCTCCGcccgcctctccctctcctcttcctcctcctccggccCGGACCACGAGGACCTCCCACGGTTCTCCCTCGACTCCGACAAGCCCAACCACCACATCCCCATGGTCCGGCTGGTCCGGCCGCTGCCGGCAGCGACGGAACTCGGACGGAGCCGGATCAGGCGGACCGGGTCATCGGAGATGGCCACACCGCCGCCGCTGACCGTGCCGGTGGACAGCCCGCGGATGAACCCGTCGGGGAAGGTGGTGTTCCACGGGCTGGAGCGGAGCTCGAGCAGCCCCGGAAGCTTCACGGGCGGGCCGCGGCCTCGGCCGCGGGGGATGGAGCGGTCCTACTCCGCCAACGTCGTCCGGGTCGCCCCGGTCCTCAACGTCCCAGTATGCTCCCTCCGCGGCTCCGCAAAGTCCAGCCCGGTCTTCGGGTTCGGCCAGCTGTTCTCGCCGCCGAAGAAGGAGAAGGCCGGGCCGGGCGCATCCGCGGCTCGGAGCGGTGGCTGCGCGAAGACCAAGAGCGAGAAGGCATCGAATTCGTGGAATTAG